The following DNA comes from Alphaproteobacteria bacterium HT1-32.
CAGAACAATTCACCCGCACGCTGGCGGAAACACTGGGCGTCAGCAGCGACCATGTACTGCCCGCCTATGAAGACCCGCTGCCCTATATTTCAAAAGAAGCCCGGCTGCCGGATAATGTCGATCCGCTGGATTCCAAACTCGATGACCCGGAAGAGCGTGCGCGGCTGACCCGTGTCTTCTCCCGCGGCCTCGGAACCGCTGTTGGCTATGCCCTGCCGATTCAGCGGGCACAGGCTGCCGCCGGTGCCGGATGGGTCAGTGAAAAATGGTCGCTCCGGCGCGGCAAGCTGTTCCTGGCACCCGGCGATTCACCGGCGGGATATCGCCTGCCACTCGGCTCACTGCCCTGGGTGCCGAAATCCGACTATCCCTACTTCAATCCGCTGGACCCGTTTGCCCCGCATCCGCCGCTGTCTGACCCGGAAATGACCCGGGAAACCGAGGCCCCGATCAGCCAGATGCGGACCGCAACCGCGCAGGCAACAAGCCCGGAGTCCGAACGTCAGGAACAGGTCGAGCAGGGATCACCGGATGCCGGTGGTGCCGTTCGTACCGCAATTGCCGTGGAGCCGCGGGACGGGCGGATCTGCGTTTTCCTGCCACCGACGCAGTCTGCGGCGGAATATGTCGACCTGATTGCCGCCATCGAACAGACCGCCGGCAAACTGGATCAGCCGATCCATCTTGAAGGCTATACCCCGCCATCGGACGAGCGGCTGAATGTCATCAAGGTGACGCCAGATCCCGGTGTTATCGAGGTCAATATTCACCCTGCCAGCGACTGGACCGGCCTCGTCGAGACCACGGAGGCACTGTACGAGGAAGCCCGCCAGACCCGTCTGGATACGGAAAAGTTTCTTGTCGACGGCCGTCATACCGGCACCGGCGGCGGCAACCATGTGGTTGTCGGCGGCGCAACACCCGGCGACAGCCCGTTCCTGCGGCGGCCCGACCTGCTGCAAAGCCTGATCAATTACTGGCAGAACCACCCGTCGCTGTCATATCTGTTTTCCGGCCTGTTCATCGGCCCGACCAGCCAGTCACCCCGGATTGACGAGGCCCGGCATGACAGTCTGTTCGAGCTGGAAATCGCCTTTCAGCAAATCCCGAAACGGGGAGAGGGCGATTGCCCGCCCTGGATACTGGACCGCATTCTGCGCGACATCCTGATCGATTCCTCGGGCAATACCCACCGGACGGAAATCTGTATCGACAAGCTTTATTCCCCGGACGGCCCGACCGGTCGCCTCGGACTGGTCGAGTTCCGGGCCTTCGAGATGCCGCCTCATGCGGAAATGAGTCTGGCCCAGCAACTGCTGCTGCGGGCCCTGATCGCCCGGTTCTGGAAACAGCCCTACAACAAGCCGCTGGTCCGCTGGGGCACGGCCCTGCATGACCGTTTCATGCTGCCGCATTTTGTCTGGCAGGATTTTACCGGCGTGCTCCAGGATATGCGCGATGCCGGCTATCCCCTGCAGGATGACTGGTTTGCGGCCCACCGCGAGTTCCGCTTCCCGCTCTATGGCGAGATCGAACGCAGCGGCATCACGCTGGAACTGCGTCAGGCACTGGAACCCTGGCATGTGCTCGGGGAAGATGGTGCCATCGGCGGCACCGCCCGCTATGTGGATTCCTCAGTGGAACGCCTGCAGGTCCGGGCAACCGGCCTGACCGGCGGGCGCTACCGGATCCTGTGCAACGGACATGCCGTACCGATGCATCCCGCCGGAATTGAAGGGGAAGGCGTCGGCGGTGTCCGTTTCCGCGCCTGGCAGCCGTCACGGGCCATGCATCCGACCATCGGCGTCCATGCGCCGCTGACCTTCGACATCTATGACAGCTGGTCAGAGCGGGCAATCGGTGGCTGCACCTACCATGTGGCCCATCCCGGTGGCCGGAACTTCGATACCGCGCCGGTCAATTCCTACGAAGCGGAAAGCCGCCGTCTGGCCCGCTTCTTCGACATCGGCCACACGGAAGGCAGCTTCGAGCCACTCGACACCCCCCGCAACCCGGAATTCCCGATGACGCTGGATCTGAGGCGGTTCAAATAGGGCGGGTTACCTAACCGGCCCGTCGTTGGGCAAGGCTGGGCAGCGGTTTCGAGCCGATGAAGGCCGCGACGTCTGCATTGCCGGACTGATCGAGGCCGGCGGTCGGACCGTCCCAGATCTTGGCACCCTGCTGCAACATCACCACCCGGTCGGCGATGCGGCGGACACCCGCCATATCGCTGTCGATGGAGATCACGGTCGCCCCGAGATCGCTGACAATCTGGCGGATCATGTCGTTGATGACATTGCTCATGATCGGGTCGAGACCGGCGGTTGGTTCGTCCAGAAACAGGATTTCCGGATCGTCTGCAATGGCGCGGGCCAGCCCGACACGTTTCTGCATCCCGCCGGACAATTCAGACGGCAGCAGGTCAGCCACATCGGCACCCAGACCAACCATGGCCAGTTTTTTTACGGCAAGTTCATGCGCTGCAACCCGGTCCAGCCGCTTTTCCTGCAGCGGCCGAAAGCAGATGTTCTCCCAGACCGGCAGGCTGTCGAACAGGGCCGAACGCTGAAACAGCATGCCGACACGCCGGATCGCCTGCTCATGTTCCGCGCCGGACATTTCCGCCATGTCATCGCCACCGATGCGAATAACGCCGCTATCCGGCTCAATCAGGCCAAGAATGCATTTCAGCAACAGGGTCTTGCCGGACCCGCTTTCGCCGATCAGCACCACGGATTCACCCCGGCTGACCGTCAGGTCAACATTCTGCAGCGCCGGAACACCATCAAAGGCGCGGCTGAGTCCGGTAATTTCGAGTTGAGGTGTAGCGGGACTGTTCATGACAAATCATAGCCTCTGTGGTCCTTCGAGAGGTCGCGAGGCTGCTCCTCAGGATGGGGCAGGATATTGCGGAGCCTCATCCTGAGGCGGGACAAAGTCGCGTCTCGAAGGATGCCCGCATATGTTCCGGTATTGCCGAATCTGTTCATGGCCGGATCATGACCTCCCGTCGCCGTTGCGACAACATCTGAGATATCAGCCAACAAGTTTAGCTACCCGTTCCCGCAACACAGGCAGAACCTCTGCTTCAAACCACGGGTTTTTCTTCAGCCAGATCCCGCTGCGCCAGCTTGGATGCGGGGTCGCCAGCAGGTCCGGGCCAAGATCACGCCAGTTGCGCAATGTCTCCGTCATGTTCTTCGACCGGCGGTCATGCAGATAATGATTCTGGGCATAACTGCCGACCAGCAGGGTCAGTTCGATCTGCGGTAACTGCGCCCGCAGCCGCTCATGCCATTTCGGCGCGCATTCCGGGCGGGGCGGGGCGTCGCCACCTTTGGGTAGCCTTCCGGGGTAGCAAAAACCCATCGGCATGATGGCAATCCGGGCGGGGTCATAAAACTCCTCCTTGCCGAGATTCATCCAGTCACGCAGGCGATCACCGGACGGGTCGTCCCAGGGCACGCCGCTTGCGTGTACCGCCGTGCCCGGCGCCTGACCGATAATCAGAATCTTTGCTGATTTATCAGCGACAACAACCGGCCGTGGGCCAAGTGGAAGATGGTCCTCGCAAATCCGGCAGGCCCGGATATCACGCAGCAGCGCAGACAGGGTTTCCGGGTCACCCGCTACCATTGTTCCGCCAGTATCTTGTCGACATAGGTTGGCACAAGCTGGGTAGCAGGGCCATACCCGGCTTCGGCAAACAGGGTCGCCGAGTCCGAGGGTTCCAGGCTGAGTTCAACCGTATGAGCACCTCCCGCGGCCTGCACCACCTGCACGAAACCGGCTGCCGGATAGACATGACCGGAGGTGCCGACGGAGATGAACAGCGAACAGGTATCCAGCGCCCGGTAAATCCGGTCCATCAGCAGTGGCTCCTCACCAAACCAGACAACCCGCGGGCGCAGACCGCCCACCTTGCCACATCCGGTGCAGGCGGTATGCGGGAAGAAGTCTGTCCGTATCTCCGCGATGGCCTGACAATGCCGGCAGACCGACTTCAGAAGTTCGCCATGCATATGGATCAGGTTTTTCGACCCGGCCCGTTCATGCAGGTCATCAATATTCTGGGTCACAATCAGAACCTCGTCCGGCCAGTCCGCTTCCAGCCGGGCAAGTGCCAGATGCGCCGCATTTGGTGCCACGGTCTCTGCCAGCAGCCCCCGGCGGCGCATATTATAGAAATCCAGCACCCGCGCCGGATTGGCGTCAAAGGCATCCGGGGTTGCGACATCTTCAATCCGCACCCGTGACCAGATGCCATCCGCATCCCGGAAGGTATCGAGACCGGATTCTTTCGATATCCCGGCCCCGGTCAGCACCACAATGTTGCGCGCCATATATTCAGATCTCCCCGCCCGTGCTCCGGCCTTGCCGCGCTACCCCGGTGCCATGATAATCTGCCGGCCAGAGGGAGAAAGCATTTGATTCAGGTTCTGTTTGTCTGCACCGGAAATATCTGTCGCTCACCGTCGGGAGAAGGCGTGCTGCGTCGCATGATCGATGACGCCGGTCTGAGTGACCGCATCTCCGTCGATTCATGTGGCCTTGAGGGCTGGCATATCGGCAAAGCCCCTGATGAACGATCACAGGCCCATGCCCTGAAACGGGGTTATGAACTCTCGGCCCTGCGTGCCCGCAAACTGTCCCCCGATGATTTCAGCCGGTTTGACTATATTATCGCCATGGATGCCGGCCATCTGCGGGATCTGGAGGGGATGAAACCGGCCACCTCCACAACCGACATCCGGATGATGATGGCTTATGCCGGAAAGCCGGAAAGGGATGTCCCCGACCCCTACTATGACGGCCCTGAAGCCTTTGAACTGGCGCTCGATCTGATCGAGGAAGGTTGCCGGGGTCTGCTGACGCAGTTGCAGGGCAGGCCATAGGTTCCGGATTTCCTGCCCGCCCGGGGCGTTATCCACAGACTTCGGGCTGTCTCTCGCGGAGGCAGGCTTTATACTTCCGCGCATGACAGAACGTGCGCTCGAACATCTCTATCTCGTTGATGGCTCCGGTTATATTTTCCGCGCCTATCATGCCCTGCCACCGATGAACCGCCCGGATGGTACACCCACCAATGCGGTCTATGGCTTCTGCAACATGCTGATGAAGCTGATGGAAGACACGGAGGCGGATCATATCGCGGTGATTTTCGATGCCGCGCGCAAGAATTTCCGCAATGACATCTATCCGGAGTACAAGGCCAACCGCGACGCCCCGCCGGAAGATCTGATTCCGCAGTTTGCCCTGATCCGTCAGGCCGTCGAGGCCTTCAACCTGAAACCCATCGAAATGGAAGGGTTTGAGGCTGACGACCTGATCGCGACCTATGCCAGACAGGCCCGGGAAAAAGGGGCCGAAGTTACCATCGTCTCCTCCGACAAGGATCTCATGCAGCTGGTGCGCGACGGCGTCGCCATGATGGACCCCATGAAGAACCGGAAAATCGGTCTTGATGAGGTCATGGAAAAATTCGGCGTCGCGCCGGACCGGGTGGTGGATGTGCAGTCGCTGGCGGGCGATTCCGTCGATAACGTACCGGGCGTGCCGGGGATCGGCGTAAAAACCGCCGCCCTGCTGATCAACGAATATGGTGACCTGGATACGCTGCTGGCGCGGGCCGGGGAAATCAAACAGAACAAGCGCCGGGAAAACCTGATCGAATTTGCGGAATCCGCCCGCATTTCACGGGAACTGGTCCGACTGCGCGACGATGTGGATGTTGATCGCGATCTTGATGCCTTCATCATCAACCAGCCAAACCCGGAAGTGCTGCTGCCTTTCCTGGAAGCACAGAATTTCCGCACGCTCTATACGAAATATGCAACCGCGCTGGGGGCAGAAGACACACTGACTGCAACGGCAGAAAATGTCGATTACGGCAGCTATGAACTGGTTCAGGACGAAGCTGCCCTGAAACGCTGGATCGCTGAAGCCTGCCGGCTTGGTGTGGTGGCTGTTGATACGGAAACCACCTCGCTCAACGCGCTGAAGGCAAAGCTGGTCGGTGTCTCGCTGTCCACCGAAGCCGGAAAGGCCTGTTATATCCCGCTCGGCCATGTTGGCGGCGGCAGTCAGGGCTCGCTTGATTTCGGCGACAGTGGCGACAGCAGCGGCAAGGATGTCCCGAAACAGATTCCCATGGCCCGCGCCATCGAGTTGCTGAAACCGATGCTGGAAAGCCCGGCTGTCCTGAAAATCGGCCAGAACATCAAATATGACATCGAGATTCTGGCCCGCCACGACATCATGATCAGCCCCTGCGACGACACGATGCTGCTGTCGCATGTGCTGGAGGGTGGTCTGCATGGTCACGGCATGGATGAACTGGCAGAACTGCATCTCGGCTATCACACCATCAAGTACAAGGATGTGGTCGGCAGCGGAAAATCGCAGATCGGGTTTGCGGAAGTCGCCCTCGACAAGGCGCTGGATTACGCTGCAGAAGACGCCGATGTGACCTATCGGCTGTGGCAGATACTGAAACCCCGGCTGCCGCTGGAAAAGCTGACAACCGTTTATGAAACCATCGAACGCCCGCTGATTCATGTGCTGACCGATATGGAACGGGAAGGCATTCTGGTCGATGTCGCGCAGCTGCGCGCCCTCAGCGAGGATTTTGCCGGCCGGATGGCGGAATTTGTGACCCAGATTCACGAGCTGGCCGGAGAGGAATTCAATGTCGGCTCTCCCAAGCAGCTGGGCGAAATCCTGTTCGACAAGATGTCGCTGCCCGGCGGAAAGCGGAACAAGAACGGTGCCTGGGCAACCGGCGCCGAGGTGCTGGACGATCTCGCCGCACAGGGGCACGAACTGCCGCAGCGGATTCTCGACTGGCGTCAGCTGTCAAAACTGAAAAGCACCTACACGGATGCACTGGTCAACGAAATCAACCCGGATACCGGGCGCATTCACACCAATTACGGCATGGCAGGGGCTTCGACCGGTCGTCTGAGCTCCAACGAGCCGAACCTGCAGAATATTCCGGTCCGGACAGAAGAAGGGCGGAAAATCCGCGAAGCCTTCATTCCAAAAGAAGGCTGCACCCTGATCAGCGTGGATTATTCACAGATCGAACTGCGTCTGCTGGCCCATGTCGCCGATATCGATGTGCTGAAACAGGCCTTTGCCGATGGTGAGGATATCCACGCCATTACGGCGTCGGGTGTCTTCGGCATCCCGGTCGAGGGTATGGACCCGATGATCCGCCGCAAGGCCAAGGCGATCAATTTCGGCATCATCTATGGTATTTCGGCCTTCGGTCTGGCCCGCCAGCTTGGCATCGAGCGGGGTGAGGCAAAACAATATATCGACGCCTATTTCGAACGCTATCCGGGCATCCGCGATTACATGGATCAGGCCAAGGCCATGGCGGCAGAAAAGGGCTATGTGCAGACCCTGTTCGGTCGCCGGATTCACACGCCCTCGATCCGTGACAAGAACCCGAACATGCGGGGCTTTGCCGAACGAGCCGCCATCAACGCACCGATTCAGGGCGGCGCCGCCGATATCATCAAGCGGGCCATGATCCGGGTGCATGCGGCCCTGAACGAAAGCAACCTGAAAACCCGCATGCTGCTGCAGGTCCATGATGAACTGATCTTTGAGGCACCGGAAGGTGAGGTCGAAGACGCCATCTCGCTGATCCGGACAAAAATGGAAACCGCCGCCACCCTCAGCGTACCCCTGATCGCGGATGCCGGCACCGGCCCAAACTGGGCCGAAGCCCACTAGGCCGGGCAGGGGAGCAGGGGACGCCTGTCGTCCCGGAGTCCTGTGTAAGCCCTGATTGTCTGAGTTTCTGGCCATCCTTCGAGACGGCGCAGAGCGCCTCCTCAGGATGAGGCTGCAAGCTGAACTTTCCTCATCCTGAGGAGCAGCGCAGCTGCGTCTCGAAGGATGGCCAGAAACGCCGCATTCCCCTGCAGAATTCAGTCCCGGTGGTAGGGATGGCCGGTCAGGATGGTCTGGGCGCGGTAGATCTGCTCGGCCAGCATTGCCCGGGCCAGCATATGCGGCCAGGTCAGCTTGCCGAAGGACAGGATCATGCCGGCACGGCGCAGCACCGTCGGGGAATGTCCGTCCGCGCCGCCAATCAGAAAACAGACAGCCGGAACCGCCTCGTCCCGCCAGGTTGACAGAACCGTTGCCAGAGCCCGGCTGGTGGTTGTCTTGCCATGTTCGTCGAGGGCGACAATCCGGCTGCCGGGCGGGGTTTGTGCCAGCAGCATTTCACCCTCGGCCTCGATCCGTTTGGGATCGGGAAGGTTGCGTTTGACCTCGACCTCACGCAGGTCGACATCCCATGTGACCCGCTGGAGATAGCTGTCAAAAAGCTCCCTCTCCGGTCCGGGCCTGGAACGGCCGACCGCTGCAATGACGATCTTCATCTCACCTCCGCCGCGGTAAACCGCGCCGCTGCTCAGGCGTGAGCAGCCTGTGTGCGGGTTGTTGCCGCGACCGGCGCCCACAGTTTTTCGAGTTCATAGAACTCGCGCACTTCCGGACGGAACAGATGGACGATCACGTCCCCGGCATCGATCAGCACCCAGTCACCCGTGGCTTTGCCCTCGGCGCGAACCATGCCGAGTTTCTCTTCCTTCAGCTTCCGGATGATGTGATCGGCCAGTGCACCGACATGTCGCGAAGACCTGCCACTGGCAACGACCATGTAATCGGCGACGTCGGAACGTCCTTTAAGGTCGATGACGGAAACGTCTTCAGCCTTGTTGTCATCAAGGGAGGTATTGACCAGCCCGAGGATGTCGCCTGCTGAGAGCAGGGCTTTTTTCAGTGTTGCTATGAGGTTGTCCTTTCCTGCCAACACCGTTTCACATGCCGCCCGTCACGAAGGGCCGGCGGCGGCTCTGATTTGCGTTGCCGAGGCTGAATGCAGCCGACCATGGATAAAAACCCAGGCCGGCGGGGGCGCATCGGCCAGTTGTCCCGCAGCTTCTGCAGGCAACCGGTTACCCGCGAATCGTCCAGCCATTCTGCCCGACAAGGCATGTCCAACATATGACGGACGCGCAATCACCGCAACTGGCACGCGTTTCATGATTCTGGTCCAGCCGCTCCAGCGCGGAAACTGGACCATATTATCGGCACCCATCAGCCAGACAAAACGCAGCCGCGGATAAACTGTCTGCAACCGTGCAATGCTGTCGACCGTATAGACGGTGCCGAGTCGTCGCTCCAGATCTGTCACGACGACGCGCGGGTGATCGGCCATCGCACGGGCATTTGCAAGCCGCGTATCAATATCCGCCATGCCTTTTGATGGTTTCAGCGGGTTTTGCGGGGCAACCAGCCACCAGACAGCATCCAGCCTCAGCCGCTTGAGGGCGATCAGGCTGATATGCAGATGGCCTTCATGGGCCGGATTGAAGGAGCCGCCAAGCAAACCGATACGCTGTGACTGACGGGACCCGAAAGCGGGCAGGATCATGATGACGGGATGAATTGTTTCAATCGGATTGCCGCAGCATTACGGCGGAGCGCCACAAGTGCAAGCGGTCTGGGGAATGCCAGCCGGGCACCCGGTCCATGATCATACCGTTCCCCGTTCGATGGGTCGCAGGATGGCCGCCAGCAAAATGGCCGCCAGGGCCGCCGCCAGCATCAGCCAGATCGACGCATTCCAGCCGCCATAGGCCGTCGCCACAGCGGCCGCCATGGGCGGGCCGATGACATGACCGAGATTGGAGCCCTGTACCAGCAGGCCGTTGATGACCCCGAGCTGCGAGGGTTCAGCCACCACACGGGGGGCCATGGCGAACAGCGAGGCGGGGATAAGTCCGCCAATGCCGCCGAACAGGACAACCAGTGCAAACCGCAATTGCGGTGCCAGATCCGCATTGAAGATGCCAACAGCAGAGCCTGCCATGACAAGAGAGGCAAACATGATCAGCCCCCAGCGCGGCATCCCGCCATGCATCAGTCGCCCGGCCACCAGATTGACCGCCGCATTAACCGCAATCGGGACCGCTGTCAGCAGGGCGGCGGCCTGTCCGGTTTGTCCGAAACCGTCTTCCAGCACACTGGGCAGCCAGCCCATCACACTCATCCACTGAATGTTATAAACGCAGAAGATCACCGGCAGCAGCCAGGAGCGGGGTCGCCAGAAGGCACTGATAACCAGTGTCCAGTCCGGTCGAGCCCGTGCCCCGGATGGATCGGCGGGCATCCGCCAGAGCACCAGCAGACCCCAGAGCAGCGTCACCCCGGCCAAGACGCCCCACAGCCCCCGCCAGCCAATCAGACCGGCCAGCGTCGGGGCCGCGACCAGCGCAATCACCATGCCGCCCGGCATGTAACAGCCCCAGAACCCCATCACCCGGCCCTGATCAGCCGGCGCAATGACCCGTTGCAGCAAGGGCGGAGCGGAAACGATGATCGCCAGAAATCCGAGACTTTCCACCAGACGGCTGAACAGCAGGAAACTGCCGCTGTCCGCCGTCATACCCAGCCCGCTACCCAGCGCGATCAGCAGATATCCCGACAGATGAACCCGTTTGGCCCCGAGCACCCCCGCCAGCACCCCGACAAATGCCGCGATTGTCATGCCGACAGCACTGATCAGGGAGATCGCCCAGCCGGCGGTGACTTTATCAAGGCCAAGATCAGCCTGAATTTCGAGAATGACCGGCGGGGCTTTGCCGATCTGCAGCGCGCTGACAATTCCGGCACCAATGCACAGCCAGACCAGACCCCAGTTAGTGACCCGTCCCGCCATCATTCTTTATCCGGCAGTCCGGCGCTGCTGTCGCCGTCGCGGGCGGGAATCAGCCGGGCTGGTAAGACCGGCGGCCCGGCGACGGGCCTTCAGCTCTTCCAGAACTTCAAGCCGGCGCGCATCATCATCACTCGGCCAGGCCTGAATTTCCTCTGCCGTACGGAAACAGCCGGCGCACTGGCCGGATCTCGGGTCCAGAATACACACCCCGATACAGGGAGAGATAACAGTCGCGCGTTTCGCCACATCAGCCTCATCGGATAGAATAAAGTGAAACTGATGCAGCCGGGGGCCTGAAACAAGCCAGAACCGGCATGCCTTCATCCCGGACCGGCTTGCCGGGTGGCCGTCAGGTGATATCGTCGGACATCTGTTCCTTCTTTTCCGACTGACCAATGCCCTTTAGCCCCCGCCATAAACCCAGCCGTCCGACAAATTCCGGGACAGCCTCCGTCGCCGCCCTGCTGGTCGGCGAGGCACGCGCGGCTGCGGCACGCGGCAGTTTTGAAGAGGCGCTCCGGCTGTGCGATCAGGCTCTGGCCGACAGCCCCGACGACCTGCCCGCCCTCACCATAACGGCAGAGCTTTGTCTGATGCGCGGACTGAAGGAGAAAGCGCTGCCCCTGCTGGCCAGGGCAACCCGGCTGCAGCCGGACCATGGCGGGTTGCAGTATATGTATGGTGTTGCCCTGTTCCAGATGGACAGAACACAGACCGCTGTCCGGGCGCTGGAGCGGGCGACCAGCCTGCAACCGGGAAACGGACAGGCCTGGTCGGCACTGGGCGCATCGCATCAGAAGCTGGGACATCTTCAGGCCGCTCTCAACGCCTATGAACAGGCGACTGCACTGGAACCGGGCGATGCCGATATCTGGGTCAATCGTTCGGCGGCCGCGCTTCGCCTGAAAGACTGGTCCGGCGCAGAACAGGCAACCGCCCGCGCCCTCGACATCAACCCCGGACACCGCCGCGCCCTGACCTATCAGGCCATTGCCCTGACCGAACTGGGCCGACGCAGCGACGCCGCAGAGATTCTGGATTTCGACAGCCTGATGCGCCGGGTCGATCTGGCCGGGCAGATGCCGGCAGAGGAGCTGGATAACCTGAACAAGGCGCTGGTTGCCCATATCGAAGCCCGCCCAGACCTGACCTATGAGCCGATCCTGAAAGCCACAAAAGGCGGGTCACAAACCCAGAACCTTCTGGCAGGCCCCGCAGGACCGGTTGCCCGGCTTGAGGCGGAAGTCAGACGCGCCGTTGAAACCTATATCGCAGACGCAGACCCGGCCCGGCATCCCTATCTTGCCTTCGCACCCCGGAAATGGCGGCTGATCATGTGGGGAACGCTGCTCCGCCGTCAGGGCCGTCAGGCACCTCATATCCATCCCGGTGCCTGGCTGAGCGGGGTCTATTACGCCGCCCTGCCGCCGGAAATGACGACCGCAGACTCTGATGCAGGCTGGATCGAGTTCGGCCGGCCGGGGGATGAGTTTCCCTGCGAGCAGGAGCCTGTCACCCGGATGATCGAACCCCGCGAAGGCAGTCTGCTGCTGTTTCCGTCCTACATGTTTCACCGGACGATACCGTTCGACAGCGACCATCCCCGGGTGTCCATCGCCTTTGATATCGAACCGGTGAACCAATGAATCCCCGCGCCGCCCGTGCCTTTCAGGCTGCGCAGGCCGCACAGAATGCCGGGCAGCCGGCAGAAGCTCTGGCGCAATGTCGCAAGGCTCTGAAGACAGCACCGAACCATCCGGACATTCTGGTACTGGGCGGGGCGGCGGCTGCCATGGCCGGGCAGCCCGCCGAAGCGATGAAGTGGCTCAGGAAAGCCGCCACCGCCGCGCCACAGGCACCCCAGCCGCTCTATAACCTTGCCATGCTGCATCAGGGGCAGGGCGATCTGGCAAAGGCGACGGACTGCATTGACCGTGCTCTCCGCCTCGCACCCGATGAGCCGAGGCTGCATTACGTTCAGGGTGTCTTCAGACAGCAGGCCCGACAGTACACTGACGCCTGTCAGAGTTACCGGGAAGCCGTCCGCCTGCAGCCCGCCAATGCGGATGCCTGGTTCAATCTGGGAACCGCCGAGGATGCGCTGGAGAGACCGGCCGCCGCCCGCGCCGCCTACGAGCAAACACTCACCCTGCAACCCGGCAATTTCGGTGCCCGTTTCAATCTGGCCAATACCCTGCTGAAATCCGGCGAGGCCGAAGCGGCAATCACGGAATATGAGGCCGTGCTGGAACATAATCCGGATTTTGCCGATGCCCGCGTCAATCTCGGCAATGCCTTGCAGGAACTGGATCGTTTCGAAGACGCAATAAAACAGTATCAGGCCGCTCTGGCAGGCAATCCGGACAGCCGGGAAGCCCGCTATAACCTGGCCAAAGCCTGTCAGGCTGATGGCCGGACAACTGAATGCCTGACTGCCTGCAATGAAATGCTGAAACGCCGGTCAGATGATGCCGGGGCCCTGGCCTTCCGGGCCGTCGCCCTGAACGATGCGGGGAGGGAGAGCGAGGCGGCAGAACTGGTCGACATGGATCGCTTCATTCTGCCTGTGGATATCGATTTGCCGGAAGGTTACAGCGATATCGACGCCTTCAACGCCGCGCTGGAAGCACATATCCTGTCGCATCCGACCCTGCAGGAAGATCCGGCCAACCATGCGACCCGCAATGGCCAGCATACCGGCGAGTTGCTGAGTGACCCGAAAGGCCCCTTCGCCGCGTTTGAGCAGGCCGTCAACACCGCCGTTCGTCATTATATTGACCGGCAGGGCAGGGACGGCGCACATCCCTTCCTGTCTGATCCGCCGACGGACTGGCGGCTGACGGTCTGGGCCGTGGTCATGCGGGCCATGGGGCATCAGATTCCGCATATCCACCCCGTCGCCT
Coding sequences within:
- the rlmH gene encoding 23S rRNA (pseudouridine(1915)-N(3))-methyltransferase RlmH, which translates into the protein MKIVIAAVGRSRPGPERELFDSYLQRVTWDVDLREVEVKRNLPDPKRIEAEGEMLLAQTPPGSRIVALDEHGKTTTSRALATVLSTWRDEAVPAVCFLIGGADGHSPTVLRRAGMILSFGKLTWPHMLARAMLAEQIYRAQTILTGHPYHRD
- the polA gene encoding DNA polymerase I — its product is MTERALEHLYLVDGSGYIFRAYHALPPMNRPDGTPTNAVYGFCNMLMKLMEDTEADHIAVIFDAARKNFRNDIYPEYKANRDAPPEDLIPQFALIRQAVEAFNLKPIEMEGFEADDLIATYARQAREKGAEVTIVSSDKDLMQLVRDGVAMMDPMKNRKIGLDEVMEKFGVAPDRVVDVQSLAGDSVDNVPGVPGIGVKTAALLINEYGDLDTLLARAGEIKQNKRRENLIEFAESARISRELVRLRDDVDVDRDLDAFIINQPNPEVLLPFLEAQNFRTLYTKYATALGAEDTLTATAENVDYGSYELVQDEAALKRWIAEACRLGVVAVDTETTSLNALKAKLVGVSLSTEAGKACYIPLGHVGGGSQGSLDFGDSGDSSGKDVPKQIPMARAIELLKPMLESPAVLKIGQNIKYDIEILARHDIMISPCDDTMLLSHVLEGGLHGHGMDELAELHLGYHTIKYKDVVGSGKSQIGFAEVALDKALDYAAEDADVTYRLWQILKPRLPLEKLTTVYETIERPLIHVLTDMEREGILVDVAQLRALSEDFAGRMAEFVTQIHELAGEEFNVGSPKQLGEILFDKMSLPGGKRNKNGAWATGAEVLDDLAAQGHELPQRILDWRQLSKLKSTYTDALVNEINPDTGRIHTNYGMAGASTGRLSSNEPNLQNIPVRTEEGRKIREAFIPKEGCTLISVDYSQIELRLLAHVADIDVLKQAFADGEDIHAITASGVFGIPVEGMDPMIRRKAKAINFGIIYGISAFGLARQLGIERGEAKQYIDAYFERYPGIRDYMDQAKAMAAEKGYVQTLFGRRIHTPSIRDKNPNMRGFAERAAINAPIQGGAADIIKRAMIRVHAALNESNLKTRMLLQVHDELIFEAPEGEVEDAISLIRTKMETAATLSVPLIADAGTGPNWAEAH
- a CDS encoding MFS transporter, whose translation is MMAGRVTNWGLVWLCIGAGIVSALQIGKAPPVILEIQADLGLDKVTAGWAISLISAVGMTIAAFVGVLAGVLGAKRVHLSGYLLIALGSGLGMTADSGSFLLFSRLVESLGFLAIIVSAPPLLQRVIAPADQGRVMGFWGCYMPGGMVIALVAAPTLAGLIGWRGLWGVLAGVTLLWGLLVLWRMPADPSGARARPDWTLVISAFWRPRSWLLPVIFCVYNIQWMSVMGWLPSVLEDGFGQTGQAAALLTAVPIAVNAAVNLVAGRLMHGGMPRWGLIMFASLVMAGSAVGIFNADLAPQLRFALVVLFGGIGGLIPASLFAMAPRVVAEPSQLGVINGLLVQGSNLGHVIGPPMAAAVATAYGGWNASIWLMLAAALAAILLAAILRPIERGTV
- a CDS encoding nicotinate-nucleotide adenylyltransferase; protein product: MILPAFGSRQSQRIGLLGGSFNPAHEGHLHISLIALKRLRLDAVWWLVAPQNPLKPSKGMADIDTRLANARAMADHPRVVVTDLERRLGTVYTVDSIARLQTVYPRLRFVWLMGADNMVQFPRWSGWTRIMKRVPVAVIARPSYVGHALSGRMAGRFAGNRLPAEAAGQLADAPPPAWVFIHGRLHSASATQIRAAAGPS
- the rsfS gene encoding ribosome silencing factor; this translates as MLGLVNTSLDDNKAEDVSVIDLKGRSDVADYMVVASGRSSRHVGALADHIIRKLKEEKLGMVRAEGKATGDWVLIDAGDVIVHLFRPEVREFYELEKLWAPVAATTRTQAAHA
- a CDS encoding DUF1289 domain-containing protein; translated protein: MKACRFWLVSGPRLHQFHFILSDEADVAKRATVISPCIGVCILDPRSGQCAGCFRTAEEIQAWPSDDDARRLEVLEELKARRRAAGLTSPADSRPRRRQQRRTAG